A stretch of Microtus pennsylvanicus isolate mMicPen1 chromosome 5, mMicPen1.hap1, whole genome shotgun sequence DNA encodes these proteins:
- the Arfip2 gene encoding arfaptin-2, which translates to MTDGILGKAATMEIPIHGNGEAGQLPEDDGLEQDLQQVMVSGPNLNETSIVSGGYGGSGDGLIPTGSGRHPSHSTSPSGPGDEVARGIAGEKFDIVKKWGINTYKCTKQLLSERFGRGSRTVDLELELQIELLRETKRKYESVLQLGRALTAHLYSLLQTQHALGDAFADLSQKSPELQEEFGYNAETQKLLCKNGETLLGAVNFFVSSINTLVTKTMEDTLMTVKQYEAARLEYDAYRTDLEELSLGPRDAGTRGRLESAQATFQTHRDKYEKLRGDVAIKLKFLEENKIKVMHKQLLLFHNAVSAYFAGNQKQLEQTLQQFNIKLRPPGAEKPSWLEEQ; encoded by the exons ATGACGGACGGGATCCTAGGGAAGGCTGCCACAATGGAGATCCCCATCCATGGAAATGGTGAAGCTGGGCAGCTTCCTGAAGATGATGGGCTGGAGCAG GACCTCCAGCAGGTGATGGTGTCTGGACCCAACCTCAATGAAACTAGCATTGTGTCTGGTGGCTATGGGGGCTCTGGTGATGGACTCATCCCCACAG GGTCTGGCCGCCATCCGTCTCACAGCACCTCACCTTCTGGCCCTGGCGATGAGGTGGCCCGGGGCATCGCTGGAGAGAAGTTTGACATTGTCAAGAAATGGGGCATCAACACATATAAG TGCACAAAGCAGCTGTTATCAGAGAGATTTGGCCGAGGCTCCCGGACTGTggacctggagctggagctgcagattGAGCTGCTGCGTGAGACGAAGCGCAAGTATGAAAGTGTCCTGCAGCTGGGCCGGGCACTGACAGCCCACCTCTACAGCCTGTTGCAGACCCAGCATGCACTAGGTGATGCCTTTGCTGACCTCAGCCAGAAGTCCCCAGAGCTTCAG GAGGAATTTGGCTATAATGCAGAGACGCAAAAGCTGCTGTGCAAGAATGGGGAGACGCTGCTAGGGGCTGTGAACTTCTTTGTCTCTAGCATCAACACACTGGTCACCAAGACCATGGAAGACACACTCATGACTGTCAAACAGTATGAGGCTGCCAG GCTGGAATATGATGCCTACCGGACAGACTTAGAGGAGCTCAGCCTAGGCCCCCGGGATGCAGGGACACGTGGTCGACTTGAGAGTGCCCAGGCCACTTTCCAGACCCATCGGGACAAATACGAGAAGCTGCGGGGAGATGTGGCCATCAAGCTCAAGTTCCTGGAAGAAAACAAG ATCAAGGTGATGCACAAACAGCTGCTGCTCTTCCACAATGCGGTGTCCGCCTACTTTGCTGGGAACCAGAAACAACTGGAGCAGACCCTGCAGCAGTTCAACATCAAGCTGCGGCCTCCAGGAGCTGAGAAGCCTTCCTGGCTAGAGGAGCAGTGA
- the Trim3 gene encoding tripartite motif-containing protein 3 isoform X3 — MTLKTPTPSAQWLAALSPAPTMKTMEFYCEACETAMCGECRAGEHREHGTVLLRDVVEQHKAALQRQLEAVRGRLPQLSAAIALVGGISQQLQERKAEALAQISAAFEDLEQALQQRKQALVSDLESICGAKQKVLQTQLDTLRQGQEHIGSSCSFAEQALRLGSAPEVLLVRKHMRERLAALAAQAFPERPHENAQLELVLEVDGLRRSVLNLGALLTTSATAHETVATGEGLRQALVGQPASLTVTTKDKDGRLVRTGSAELCAEITGPDGTRLAVPVVDHKNGTYELVYTARTEGDLLLSVLLYGQPVRGSPFRVRALRPGDLPPSPDDVKRRVKSPGGPGSHVRQKAVRRPSSMYSTGGKRKENPIEDELVFRVGSRGREKGEFTNLQGVSAASSGRIVVADSNNQCIQVFSNEGQFKFRFGVRGRSPGQLQRPTGVAVDTNGDIIVADYDNRWVSIFSPEGKFKTKIGAGRLMGPKGVAVDRNGHIIVVDNKSCCVFTFQPNGKLVGRFGGRGATDRHFAGPHFVAVNNKNEIVVTDFHNHSVKVYNADGEFLFKFGSHGEGNGQFNAPTGVAVDSNGNIIVADWGNSRIQVFDSSGSFLSYINTSAEPLYGPQGLALTSDGHVVVADAGNHCFKAYRYLQ, encoded by the exons ATGACCCTGAAGACCCCCACCCCCTCAGCGCAGTGGCTGGCCgccctctctcctgccccaacCATGAAG ACGATGGAGTTTTACTGTGAGGCCTGTGAGACGGCCATGTGTGGTGAGTGCCGCGCAGGGGAGCACCGGGAGCATGGCACCGTGCTGCTGCGCGACGTGGTAGAGCAGCACAAGGCAGCCCTGCAGCGCCAGCTTGAGGCTGTGCGTGGCCG ATTGCCGCAGCTCTCTGCAGCTATCGCCTTAGTCGGGGGCATCAGCCAGCAGCTGCAAGAGCGCAAGGCAGAGGCCCTGGCCCAGATAAGTGCAGCCTTTGAGGACCTGGAGCAAGCCCTGCAGCAGCGCAAGCAGGCTCTGGTCAGCGACTTGGAGAGCATTTGTGGAGCCAAGCAGAAG GTGTTGCAGACACAGTTAGACACACTGCGCCAGGGTCAGGAACACATTGGCAGTAGCTGCAGCTTTGCAGAGCAGGCCCTGAGACTGGGCTCTGCCCCTGAGGTATTGCTGGTGAGAAAGCACATGCGAGAGAGGCTGGCCGCACTGGCGGCTCAGGCCTTCCCAGAAAGGCCGCATGAGAACGCACAGCTGGAACTGGTCCTTGAAGTTGATGGCTTGAGGAGATCGGTACTCAATCTGGGTGCACTGCTCACTACCAGTGCCACTGCACATGAGACAGTGGCCACGGGCGAGGGCCTGCGCCAGGCGCTCGTGGGCCAGCCTGCTTCACTCACCGTCACCACCAAAGACAAGGATGGGCGGCTGGTGCGCACAGGCAGCGCAGAGCTGTGTGCAGAGATCACCGGGCCTGACGGCACACGCCTCGCGGTGCCAGTGGTGGACCACAAGAATGGCACCTATGAGCTGGTGTACACTGCACGCACAGAAGGCGACCTGCTCCTCTCAGTGCTGCTCTATGGACAGCCGGTTCGTGGCAGCCCTTTCCGTGTGCGAGCCCTGCGGCCCGGGGACCTGCCTCCTTCCCCAGATGATGTGAAGCGCCGGGTCAAGTCTCCTGGTGGTCCTGGCAGCCACGTGCGCCAGAAGGCAGTGCGTAGGCCCAGCTCCATGTACAGCACTGGTGGCAAACGGAAGGAAAACCCAATTGAGGATGAACTCGTCTTCCGTGTTG GCAGCCGTGGAAGGGAGAAAGGTGAATTCACTAATTTACAAGGTGTGTCTGCCGCGAGCAGTGGCCGCATAGTGGTAGCAGACAGCAACAACCAATGCATTCAG GTTTTCTCCAATGAGGGCCAGTTCAAGTTCCGATTTGGGGTGCGTGGGCGCTCACCTGGGCAACTACAGCGTCCCACAGGTGTGGCAGTGGACACCAATGGAGACATTATTGTGGCAGACTATGACAACCGTTGGGTCAGCATCTTCTCCCCTGAGGGCAAGTTCAAG ACCAAGATTGGAGCTGGCCGCCTCATGGGGCCCAAAGGAGTGGCTGTGGACCGGAATGGACATATCATTGTGGTAGACAACAAATCTTGCTGTGTCTTCACCTTCCAGCCCAATGGCAAGCTGGTTGGGCGTTTTGGAGGCCGTGGGGCCACTGACCGCCACTTTGCAG GGCCCCACTTTGTGGCTGTAAACAACAAGAATGAGATTGTAGTAACGGATTTCCATAACCATTCAGTGAAG GTGTACAACGCTGACGGAGAGTTCCTCTTCAAATTTGGCTCACACGGCGAGGGCAATGGGCAGTTCAATGCCCCCACGGGAGTAGCTGTGGATTCCAATGGGAACATTATTGTAGCCGACTGGGGCAACAGCCGAATCCAG GTATTCGACAGTTCTGGCTCCTTCCTGTCCTATATCAACACCTCTGCGGAGCCACTGTACGGTCCACAGGGCTTGGCATTGACCTCGGATGGCCACGTGGTAGTGGCTGATGCTGGCAACCACTGTTTTAAGGCCTATCGCTACCTCCAGTAG
- the Trim3 gene encoding tripartite motif-containing protein 3 isoform X2: MAKREDSPGPEVQPMDKQFLVCSICLDRYRCPKVLPCLHTFCERCLQNYIPAQSLTLSCPVCRQTSILPEQGVSALQNNFFISSLMEAMQQAPEGAHDPEDPHPLSAVAGRPLSCPNHEGKTMEFYCEACETAMCGECRAGEHREHGTVLLRDVVEQHKAALQRQLEAVRGRLPQLSAAIALVGGISQQLQERKAEALAQISAAFEDLEQALQQRKQALVSDLESICGAKQKVLQTQLDTLRQGQEHIGSSCSFAEQALRLGSAPEVLLVRKHMRERLAALAAQAFPERPHENAQLELVLEVDGLRRSVLNLGALLTTSATAHETVATGEGLRQALVGQPASLTVTTKDKDGRLVRTGSAELCAEITGPDGTRLAVPVVDHKNGTYELVYTARTEGDLLLSVLLYGQPVRGSPFRVRALRPGDLPPSPDDVKRRVKSPGGPGSHVRQKAVRRPSSMYSTGGKRKENPIEDELVFRVGSRGREKGEFTNLQGVSAASSGRIVVADSNNQCIQVFSNEGQFKFRFGVRGRSPGQLQRPTGVAVDTNGDIIVADYDNRWVSIFSPEGKFKTKIGAGRLMGPKGVAVDRNGHIIVVDNKSCCVFTFQPNGKLVGRFGGRGATDRHFAGPHFVAVNNKNEIVVTDFHNHSVKVYNADGEFLFKFGSHGEGNGQFNAPTGVAVDSNGNIIVADWGNSRIQVFDSSGSFLSYINTSAEPLYGPQGLALTSDGHVVVADAGNHCFKAYRYLQ, encoded by the exons ATGGCAAAGAGGGAGGACAGTCCTGGCCCGGAGGTGCAGCCAATGGACAAGCAGTTTCTGGTGTGCAGTATCTGCCTGGATCGGTACCGGTGCCCCAAAGTTCTGCCTTGTCTACATACCTTCTGTGAAAG ATGCCTCCAGAACTATATCCCTGCTCAGAGTCTGACACTGTCCTGCCCAGTGTGCCGGCAGACATCCATCCTCCCAGAACAGGGTGTCTCAGCCCTGCAGAACAACTTCTTCATCAGCAGCCTGATGGAGGCCATGCAGCAGGCACCTGAGGGGGCCCATGACCCTGAAGACCCCCACCCCCTCAGCGCAGTGGCTGGCCgccctctctcctgccccaacCATGAAGGCAAG ACGATGGAGTTTTACTGTGAGGCCTGTGAGACGGCCATGTGTGGTGAGTGCCGCGCAGGGGAGCACCGGGAGCATGGCACCGTGCTGCTGCGCGACGTGGTAGAGCAGCACAAGGCAGCCCTGCAGCGCCAGCTTGAGGCTGTGCGTGGCCG ATTGCCGCAGCTCTCTGCAGCTATCGCCTTAGTCGGGGGCATCAGCCAGCAGCTGCAAGAGCGCAAGGCAGAGGCCCTGGCCCAGATAAGTGCAGCCTTTGAGGACCTGGAGCAAGCCCTGCAGCAGCGCAAGCAGGCTCTGGTCAGCGACTTGGAGAGCATTTGTGGAGCCAAGCAGAAG GTGTTGCAGACACAGTTAGACACACTGCGCCAGGGTCAGGAACACATTGGCAGTAGCTGCAGCTTTGCAGAGCAGGCCCTGAGACTGGGCTCTGCCCCTGAGGTATTGCTGGTGAGAAAGCACATGCGAGAGAGGCTGGCCGCACTGGCGGCTCAGGCCTTCCCAGAAAGGCCGCATGAGAACGCACAGCTGGAACTGGTCCTTGAAGTTGATGGCTTGAGGAGATCGGTACTCAATCTGGGTGCACTGCTCACTACCAGTGCCACTGCACATGAGACAGTGGCCACGGGCGAGGGCCTGCGCCAGGCGCTCGTGGGCCAGCCTGCTTCACTCACCGTCACCACCAAAGACAAGGATGGGCGGCTGGTGCGCACAGGCAGCGCAGAGCTGTGTGCAGAGATCACCGGGCCTGACGGCACACGCCTCGCGGTGCCAGTGGTGGACCACAAGAATGGCACCTATGAGCTGGTGTACACTGCACGCACAGAAGGCGACCTGCTCCTCTCAGTGCTGCTCTATGGACAGCCGGTTCGTGGCAGCCCTTTCCGTGTGCGAGCCCTGCGGCCCGGGGACCTGCCTCCTTCCCCAGATGATGTGAAGCGCCGGGTCAAGTCTCCTGGTGGTCCTGGCAGCCACGTGCGCCAGAAGGCAGTGCGTAGGCCCAGCTCCATGTACAGCACTGGTGGCAAACGGAAGGAAAACCCAATTGAGGATGAACTCGTCTTCCGTGTTG GCAGCCGTGGAAGGGAGAAAGGTGAATTCACTAATTTACAAGGTGTGTCTGCCGCGAGCAGTGGCCGCATAGTGGTAGCAGACAGCAACAACCAATGCATTCAG GTTTTCTCCAATGAGGGCCAGTTCAAGTTCCGATTTGGGGTGCGTGGGCGCTCACCTGGGCAACTACAGCGTCCCACAGGTGTGGCAGTGGACACCAATGGAGACATTATTGTGGCAGACTATGACAACCGTTGGGTCAGCATCTTCTCCCCTGAGGGCAAGTTCAAG ACCAAGATTGGAGCTGGCCGCCTCATGGGGCCCAAAGGAGTGGCTGTGGACCGGAATGGACATATCATTGTGGTAGACAACAAATCTTGCTGTGTCTTCACCTTCCAGCCCAATGGCAAGCTGGTTGGGCGTTTTGGAGGCCGTGGGGCCACTGACCGCCACTTTGCAG GGCCCCACTTTGTGGCTGTAAACAACAAGAATGAGATTGTAGTAACGGATTTCCATAACCATTCAGTGAAG GTGTACAACGCTGACGGAGAGTTCCTCTTCAAATTTGGCTCACACGGCGAGGGCAATGGGCAGTTCAATGCCCCCACGGGAGTAGCTGTGGATTCCAATGGGAACATTATTGTAGCCGACTGGGGCAACAGCCGAATCCAG GTATTCGACAGTTCTGGCTCCTTCCTGTCCTATATCAACACCTCTGCGGAGCCACTGTACGGTCCACAGGGCTTGGCATTGACCTCGGATGGCCACGTGGTAGTGGCTGATGCTGGCAACCACTGTTTTAAGGCCTATCGCTACCTCCAGTAG
- the Trim3 gene encoding tripartite motif-containing protein 3 isoform X1 produces the protein MAKREDSPGPEVQPMDKQFLVCSICLDRYRCPKVLPCLHTFCERCLQNYIPAQSLTLSCPVCRQTSILPEQGVSALQNNFFISSLMEAMQQAPEGAHDPEDPHPLSAVAGRPLSCPNHEGKEPLSRQTMEFYCEACETAMCGECRAGEHREHGTVLLRDVVEQHKAALQRQLEAVRGRLPQLSAAIALVGGISQQLQERKAEALAQISAAFEDLEQALQQRKQALVSDLESICGAKQKVLQTQLDTLRQGQEHIGSSCSFAEQALRLGSAPEVLLVRKHMRERLAALAAQAFPERPHENAQLELVLEVDGLRRSVLNLGALLTTSATAHETVATGEGLRQALVGQPASLTVTTKDKDGRLVRTGSAELCAEITGPDGTRLAVPVVDHKNGTYELVYTARTEGDLLLSVLLYGQPVRGSPFRVRALRPGDLPPSPDDVKRRVKSPGGPGSHVRQKAVRRPSSMYSTGGKRKENPIEDELVFRVGSRGREKGEFTNLQGVSAASSGRIVVADSNNQCIQVFSNEGQFKFRFGVRGRSPGQLQRPTGVAVDTNGDIIVADYDNRWVSIFSPEGKFKTKIGAGRLMGPKGVAVDRNGHIIVVDNKSCCVFTFQPNGKLVGRFGGRGATDRHFAGPHFVAVNNKNEIVVTDFHNHSVKVYNADGEFLFKFGSHGEGNGQFNAPTGVAVDSNGNIIVADWGNSRIQVFDSSGSFLSYINTSAEPLYGPQGLALTSDGHVVVADAGNHCFKAYRYLQ, from the exons ATGGCAAAGAGGGAGGACAGTCCTGGCCCGGAGGTGCAGCCAATGGACAAGCAGTTTCTGGTGTGCAGTATCTGCCTGGATCGGTACCGGTGCCCCAAAGTTCTGCCTTGTCTACATACCTTCTGTGAAAG ATGCCTCCAGAACTATATCCCTGCTCAGAGTCTGACACTGTCCTGCCCAGTGTGCCGGCAGACATCCATCCTCCCAGAACAGGGTGTCTCAGCCCTGCAGAACAACTTCTTCATCAGCAGCCTGATGGAGGCCATGCAGCAGGCACCTGAGGGGGCCCATGACCCTGAAGACCCCCACCCCCTCAGCGCAGTGGCTGGCCgccctctctcctgccccaacCATGAAGGCAAG GAGCCCTTGTCCCGCCAGACGATGGAGTTTTACTGTGAGGCCTGTGAGACGGCCATGTGTGGTGAGTGCCGCGCAGGGGAGCACCGGGAGCATGGCACCGTGCTGCTGCGCGACGTGGTAGAGCAGCACAAGGCAGCCCTGCAGCGCCAGCTTGAGGCTGTGCGTGGCCG ATTGCCGCAGCTCTCTGCAGCTATCGCCTTAGTCGGGGGCATCAGCCAGCAGCTGCAAGAGCGCAAGGCAGAGGCCCTGGCCCAGATAAGTGCAGCCTTTGAGGACCTGGAGCAAGCCCTGCAGCAGCGCAAGCAGGCTCTGGTCAGCGACTTGGAGAGCATTTGTGGAGCCAAGCAGAAG GTGTTGCAGACACAGTTAGACACACTGCGCCAGGGTCAGGAACACATTGGCAGTAGCTGCAGCTTTGCAGAGCAGGCCCTGAGACTGGGCTCTGCCCCTGAGGTATTGCTGGTGAGAAAGCACATGCGAGAGAGGCTGGCCGCACTGGCGGCTCAGGCCTTCCCAGAAAGGCCGCATGAGAACGCACAGCTGGAACTGGTCCTTGAAGTTGATGGCTTGAGGAGATCGGTACTCAATCTGGGTGCACTGCTCACTACCAGTGCCACTGCACATGAGACAGTGGCCACGGGCGAGGGCCTGCGCCAGGCGCTCGTGGGCCAGCCTGCTTCACTCACCGTCACCACCAAAGACAAGGATGGGCGGCTGGTGCGCACAGGCAGCGCAGAGCTGTGTGCAGAGATCACCGGGCCTGACGGCACACGCCTCGCGGTGCCAGTGGTGGACCACAAGAATGGCACCTATGAGCTGGTGTACACTGCACGCACAGAAGGCGACCTGCTCCTCTCAGTGCTGCTCTATGGACAGCCGGTTCGTGGCAGCCCTTTCCGTGTGCGAGCCCTGCGGCCCGGGGACCTGCCTCCTTCCCCAGATGATGTGAAGCGCCGGGTCAAGTCTCCTGGTGGTCCTGGCAGCCACGTGCGCCAGAAGGCAGTGCGTAGGCCCAGCTCCATGTACAGCACTGGTGGCAAACGGAAGGAAAACCCAATTGAGGATGAACTCGTCTTCCGTGTTG GCAGCCGTGGAAGGGAGAAAGGTGAATTCACTAATTTACAAGGTGTGTCTGCCGCGAGCAGTGGCCGCATAGTGGTAGCAGACAGCAACAACCAATGCATTCAG GTTTTCTCCAATGAGGGCCAGTTCAAGTTCCGATTTGGGGTGCGTGGGCGCTCACCTGGGCAACTACAGCGTCCCACAGGTGTGGCAGTGGACACCAATGGAGACATTATTGTGGCAGACTATGACAACCGTTGGGTCAGCATCTTCTCCCCTGAGGGCAAGTTCAAG ACCAAGATTGGAGCTGGCCGCCTCATGGGGCCCAAAGGAGTGGCTGTGGACCGGAATGGACATATCATTGTGGTAGACAACAAATCTTGCTGTGTCTTCACCTTCCAGCCCAATGGCAAGCTGGTTGGGCGTTTTGGAGGCCGTGGGGCCACTGACCGCCACTTTGCAG GGCCCCACTTTGTGGCTGTAAACAACAAGAATGAGATTGTAGTAACGGATTTCCATAACCATTCAGTGAAG GTGTACAACGCTGACGGAGAGTTCCTCTTCAAATTTGGCTCACACGGCGAGGGCAATGGGCAGTTCAATGCCCCCACGGGAGTAGCTGTGGATTCCAATGGGAACATTATTGTAGCCGACTGGGGCAACAGCCGAATCCAG GTATTCGACAGTTCTGGCTCCTTCCTGTCCTATATCAACACCTCTGCGGAGCCACTGTACGGTCCACAGGGCTTGGCATTGACCTCGGATGGCCACGTGGTAGTGGCTGATGCTGGCAACCACTGTTTTAAGGCCTATCGCTACCTCCAGTAG